One region of Cryptosporidium parvum Iowa II chromosome 4, whole genome shotgun sequence genomic DNA includes:
- a CDS encoding PIG-A like N-acetylglucosaminyl-phosphatidylinositol biosynthetic protein, with the protein INILIKRMKSDKPSYSEKNGLPNICMVSDFFYPGLGGVEMHIYELSQCLMVRGYKVIVVTHSRNDRYGVRYMGIGLKVYYLPYKSIYDNVVYPSLFTLFPLFRQILIREKIDIVHGHQSVSMLALECLFHATTMGYRVVFTDHSLFGLSNYDSIHANNFFRINLSCIDNVICVSHTNKKNLIYRSLISPKNVTVIPNAIDSNDFLPNPNYKSPINNEVIVISICRMTYRKGVDLLVEIIPRICNSDPNVRFILGGDGPKKHLLHEMCKKYNLSNRVELLGSVPHTQVCRVLQRGHIFLNTSLTEAFGISIIEAASCGLLVVSSNVGGIPEILPQEFLRLSNPSISNMVNELKIAVNIIREGKFDPYSSHKKISAMYSWHDIAKRTVSVYQKSNQVDIIGTKERILRIYKTGNLIGKIFALIAALDYFIWFFLEFFYPKESIEHCIDFPGIS; encoded by the coding sequence ataaatattttaataaagagaATGAAGTCTGACAAGCCTTCGTATTCTGAAAAAAATGGTTTACCAAATATTTGCATGGTATCTGACTTTTTTTATCCTGGTTTAGGCGGAGTTGAAATGCACATTTATGAATTATCTCAATGTTTGATGGTCCGTGGATATAAGGTTATTGTTGTTACTCACAGCAGGAATGATAGATATGGCGTTAGATATATGGGTATTGGCCTGaaagtttattatttgcCCTACAAAAGTATCTATGATAATGTTGTTTATCCTTCTTTATTTACCCTATTCCCTTTATTCAGGCAGATCCTTATCAGAGAAAAAATAGATATTGTTCATGGCCATCAATCAGTTTCAATGCTAGCACTAGAATGCTTATTTCATGCCACTACAATGGGATACAGAGTGGTATTTACTGATCATTCATTATTTGGACTTTCAAATTATGATTCAATTCACGcgaataatttttttagGATAAATTTATCCTGTATTGACAATGTGATTTGTGTTTCACACACaaacaagaaaaatttgatatatagatcattaatttctccAAAAAATGTCACTGTAATACCAAATGCAATAGATAGCAATGATTTTTTACCCAATCCAAATTACAAGTctccaataaataatgaagtCATTGTTATTTCAATTTGCAGAATGACTTATAGGAAGGGCGTTGATCTACTTGTCGAAATAATTCCAAGAATATGCAACAGCGACCCGAATGTAAGATTCATACTAGGAGGAGACGGCCCAAAAAAACATTTATTACATGAAATGTGTAAAAAGTACAATCTTTCGAATAGAGTTGAACTTCTTGGTTCTGTTCCTCACACACAAGTTTGTCGAGTTTTGCAAAGAGgacatatttttttaaatacatCTTTGACGGAAGCGTTTGGAATCAGTATTATTGAGGCAGCATCATGTGGTCTGCTTGTTGTTTCTTCAAATGTAGGAGGTATTCCCGAAATTCTTCCTCAAGAATTCCTTAGGCTTTCAAACCcttctatttcaaatatGGTGAACGAGCTTAAAATTGCagtaaatattattagagaAGGAAAATTTGATCCATATTCATCACATAAGAAAATCTCAGCAATGTATTCATGGCATGACATTGCAAAGAGGACAGTTTCTGTATATCAGAAGTCGAATCAAGTTGATATTATTGGTACTAAGGAAAGAATATTACGTATATATAAGACAGGGAATTTAATAGGAAAGATATTTGCTCTAATAGCAGCGCTagattattttatttggtTCTTTCTAGAGTTTTTCTACCCAAAAGAATCAATCGAGCATTGCATCGATTTTCCTGGAATCTCTTAG